The Cytobacillus sp. NJ13 sequence TTAAAATTCCATAGAAATACGCGATAGGACGGGCGATTGTACAGGTTTTTATTTTCCGGATCAGCTGTTTAAAAGCATGGCTAGCTGTATCCAGCACCACGTTCATATTTTGTTCACAATTGTGCTTGTAAGCGGCTATGGCTGTCATTCTCCAGAACTCTTCAATCTGCATTGCTTCCGGAAAAAAGTAACGGGCAAGTTCCACAAATGCTTTTGGAACACGATCACTGGTAAAGCTGTAACCAAGTCCGGTTTCGGAACGTTTAGTATTCTTTTGATTTTTATTAGTTTTAGAAAGATTGATAGTTTTATTAGGGTGGTCCATTTTTTTCTTTTTTGGTGGTTCACACTTGGGGAAACAATTAAATACATACAAATTGCTGGACTGAGAGCCGTTTTTTCTTTCCGTTTCAAGAACTGTAAAGATGCCGAGGGTTGCAGCCTTGGCAATCATTCTTTTAAAAGTGGAGCGGGAAATGCCATTGCCGCTGTATTCAGCATGAATGGCTTTTAAAATGGTCCCGATCTTTGCATTGGAAACACCGGGAACCTTCGCGGCAAACCGAACAAGCCGTTTCAGCCCAACAAGTTCTCCCTTTGAAAACTCATTTTTATGTACAGCAAGCCACATTTCCAGATGGGCATTAAACTCCTGAAGATCTTTAAACTGAGAAAACTGTTCAAACTGGTCCACACTGCCTGATTTAAGATTCATATCTTTGCACCGTCCTTTCATCTCTGATAATCGAAATGAAAGGGGGAAAAAGACAGGGAGATTGGAGAAAGATGTGACAGAATGGTGAATACTCTTATACCCGTCTCCCCGCTGGCTGTGGCGGCTGTTCGAGCCATTTTTCCTTTATGGCAATCAGCAGGCCTTTTCCGTAAAAGAGAGACATGTCTTTGGCTATGCTCAGCAGTTTTATGACAATATCGGATCTTAGGCTGGAGGTCAGGGCCTGGCTGATCATGGTGAAGCAGAAGATGCCGAGGCAAGTGTTTACAAAAAACAGCATCATTTTCTCGGAAAATGGAGGGGTGTCCACGTCAAAAATTTGATAATCTGCCGATGAGGGCAGCGGAATATGTTCATTTTCCAAAATGT is a genomic window containing:
- a CDS encoding DUF3231 family protein, giving the protein MKNHFSKGKNLIENVLISLRDILENEHIPLPSSADYQIFDVDTPPFSEKMMLFFVNTCLGIFCFTMISQALTSSLRSDIVIKLLSIAKDMSLFYGKGLLIAIKEKWLEQPPQPAGRRV